The following DNA comes from Corynebacterium lizhenjunii.
GCAGGAAGATGAAGCCCAGGGCGGTGCCCAAGCTGACATCCATGCCAGTCAGGTACACGATGGCGAAGGCGTAGAGCGTCAGCTTCATCATGGAGCCGGAGAGGTGAATAGTGGCGCACAGCGGGATCACAAACCCGGCCACCGGCTTAGAGATGCCGTTCTTGAGCGCCGAGTCCAGCGTCACCGGAATGGTGGCTGCGGACGAGGACGTACCCAGGGCGGTGAAGTAGGCAGGTGCCATGACCTTCAGGGCGCTAAAAGGATTGCGGCCCGCGATGGCACCAGCCACCAGGTACTGCAACACCAGGTAAAGCACGCTCATGATGACGGCGGCGATGAGCACCTTGGTGAACGCCACCAAGACATCGGCCAGGTTGCCATTCATGCCCAGGCTGAGGAACATGCCAAAGATGTACAGCGGCAGCAGCGGGATAACAAAGCCCCAAATCACCTTGATCACCACGGCCTCGAGTTCCTTGGTCAGGTTGAAGAGGTTCTCGGATTTCACGGTGGTCATGGCCACGCCCACGCAGAAGCTCAGCAGCAGGGCGGTCATCACCTCAAAGGGCGCGGGCATCTCCACGGTGAAGTACGGCGCCAGCGCGCCTTCGTCAATATCAGAAACGCCGGTATTGATGCTCTGCCCCGCCAGCAGGACGGGATAGAGGGTAATGGAAAAAACGTAGGCGATGATGCCGGATAGAATGGTGGAGCCATAGGCAATTCCCGCAGTGATGCCCAACCACTTCCCGGCACCGCGGCCCAGGCCGGCGATAGCCGGCGCCACCAGGGCGAAGATCAGCACCGGAATAAAGAAGCTGAGGAAGCCGGAGAACAGCCCGTTGAAGGTGGCGAACACGCGGCCCAGCCACTCTGGCATAAAGAAGCTGAACGCGATACCTAAGATGATGGCAAAGACAATCTTCAGCAGCAGATTGTCTGAAATTTTCTTGCGAGTCATGAGAGCGCTTTCCACAAAGAGTACAGGTACAAAACGAACAGATGGGTGTACGAGCCTGCGCCGATTGCCGCGCCGCTAGCGCACGACAATCAACATCACAATATCTGTCACTCGAACAGTTATTGACTGTACCTGCAGGCAGCGCATACCTATAAATTGCGCGAATAATATCTATCCTTAGCCTGCCGATGCCTCTCCCGCGCCCCTGCCGCCGATGCTTCCTCTGCCTGCCAGGCCGGTTAAACTATTAAGCATGGCTGTTTTCGGTGTTATCCTCCTGGTGTTCGCTGCGTTTCTGTTGATAGTGGGTGGGCTAGCTGCACTCAAGCGCTTACCGGGAAATAATGTTTTTGGTCTACGCGTGGAGGAGGCCCGTGCTTCCCAAGAAGCCTGGGAGGTCTCCCACGCGGTGGCCGGTCCGGTGTGGGCACTGGGCGGACTCTCTCTACTCTTTGGCGGTCTCGTCGCCTTCATTGCACAGGGCTGGATGTGGCTGCTGCCGATCGTGAGCGTGATAGTCGCCGTCCTGGCGGTTTCCGTGGGCGCCAACTTAGGCGCCCGTGCTGCCTACCTCTTCCACCAGAACCAGAAGGATGCCGCGGGGGGCTGCGGGGAGAGCTGCAATTGTGGTGGCCACGGGGAGGCCGAGTCCGCACCGGCTCCGGCAGTGGACCTGGGCGCGCTGCGTCAGGCTGCCCAGCAAGCGGATCACAAATAGGACCATAACTGACGGCGAAAACTAGGTGCGCGGGGACGGTATAACCGTCCCCGCCTTTTTAGCACTGTGGCGCTATTCGGTTAATGATGGGGGTCCCATGGGGATGGGTCGATTTGCGAGTCATTCCCGCCACAATTCGCCGCAGAACTGAAAAGTTGAATTCAACGCGTCGGAACAATCAGGTGTATCGGGATATAACCTTACACTCTCACATAGTCTCGGGAGCTGAAACAACCCCCGAGCATTCCGCGTTTGTGAACCACCAACCAGATTAGAGGCGTGGAGGAAGATTGTCGAGGGGTGGGGAAGATCCTTTAGGCAGGAGGAGTGTGGACCTAAAGCCTCACAAATTCAGCTGGAACCGGGCGGCGGGATGACATCGGCCGGTTCTAAAGGCACAATGGAGGGCATGCAAAAATTCCGCACGCTCGCCATCCTCGGCGCAGCTTCACTTGCCCTGGCCGCTTGCTCTCCCGGAAATGAGTCCCCCTCGACGGTTACCGTGACCGCAACTCCGACTGAGACCACCACTTCGGCAGCGGCCTCCGCTTCTGCCGCCCCCACTTCTTCCGCAAGCGAGACCGCAGGAAGTACCACCGCTGCTGCCTCCGGCTCCGCCGCGCACTTGATCAACGCCAGCGGTCTGCGTTCCAACCTGACCCAGGCTGGTTATGACTGCATTGATGTTGACGAGTGTGTGCGCAGCGTAGGTGATGCCTTCTTGGTGATCGACTTTGACGAAGATTCAATTGAAAGCAAGATCAAGAACGCAGGCGACAACCTGGAGGAGCTTGCCGATACCCTCATTTCTGACATCGGCGTGGCTCTCGGCTCCCGCGACTATGGTGGAACCACCTGGACCGAGATCAAGGACTGGTCCCTGGATCACCTTGAGGGCGGTAAGACCACTCTGGGCCGCGTGGAGTTGGATCATGAAAACAGCTGGGCCAAGCATCAGCGCGCTGACTACCACCATGATCACGAGATGAAGCCGGACGATCATCCACACGACGCGTACAGCTCCGACTACGAAGCCGAGTTTAAGTTCCTCTCGCTTTAACTCGCTGCTAACACTGAGGCCCCTCGTTGCGCGGGGCCTCAGGTTGCGCAGGGCTTCAGTGTTGCGCGGGGCCTCACGTCATTCCCATTCTGCATGGTTTCACGTGAAACCTCATAGAGCGCCCAGACGCGCTAGGGTAGAGGCATGACTCAAACCTGCTCCCGACGAATGTTTCTCCTCGGCACCGCCACCACGCTCGCCGGCGCCTACTTGGCAGCCTGTGGTAAAGAGGCGAGTGCGGAGATTAGCGCCACTGAAATCCCCGTGGGATCTGGCATTATCCTGGACGGCGTCATCTTCGCCCAACCCACGGAAGGCGAGTTCAAGGCCTACTCGCAAACTTGCCCGCACCAGAACAATGCGATCACCAAGATCGATGGTGGCAATGCCATCTGCACCTCCCACTTCAGCACCTTTGATCTTGCCACCGGTGAAGTCCTCAGCGGTCCCGCCGGACGCGGAATGACGGAATACCAGGTAGAAACAGACGGCTCTACGGTGCGCAATATCGTTAATTAGACCCTGCGCAGCCAGTACACTGTGTACCCATGCTGCAACGCCTATCCAAACCTGACCCGCTGATCGTCCTGATCATCGCTGCGGTAGTCCTCGCCATTGCCGTCCCGGCACGCGGCACCTTCGCCGAAGCCTTTTCCACGGCGGTCAACATTGCCATCGCGGTGCTCTTCTTCCTCTACGGCGCGCGCCTGTCCACCCAGGAGGCCCTCGCGGGTCTGAAGCACTGGAAGCTCCACGCCACCATCTTGGCCTGCACCTTTCTCATCTACCCGATCATCGGCTTAATCCTGCGTCCGGTGGAATTCCTGGTTGGGCACGAAATGTACCTGGGCATCCTTTACCTGACCCTGGTACCCTCCACGGTGCAATCCTCGGTGGCATTTACCTCCATCGCCCGCGGGAACGTTGCCGGAGCCATCGTCTCCGCCTCTCTGTCCAACCTGGCCGGGGTTATCCTCACCCCGCTGTTGGTCATGTTGCTCATGGGCGCAGGCAACGGCATCCATATTGACGCCTCCGTATTCTTAGAGATCTCCCTCCTCCTGCTCGCTCCCTTCATCCTGGGGCAACTGTGCCGCCGCTGGGTCGCCGACTTCGCCGCCAATAAGGCAACCAAGATTGTGGACCGGGGTTCCATTGCCATGGTGGTCTACTCCGCCTTCAGTGCCGGCGTAGTAGGGGGGATCTGGTCTGACATTAGCGTCTGGCAAATCCTCTTCCTCGTCGGATTCTCCATTGTCCTGGTAACCCTCATGCTCTGGCTCACCCGGTTGCTGGGCTCCAAACTGCACTTCACCCGCGCGGATACCATCGCCATCGAGTTTTGCGGTACCAAGAAATCCCTTGCCACCGGGTTGCCCATGGCCTCAGTAATCTTCGCCGCGGGCGGCGCCCAACTAGCGCTCTTGGTCTTGCCGCTGATGATCTTCCACCAGGTCCAATTAATGATCTGCTCTTGGCTCGCTGCCCGCTACGGCCGCCGTAACGACGATCTCGCAGCCAACCCGGCAGGGTAGACTTTGCCCCCATGAGCACATTTTTGTACGTACGCACTGAGCTGGACGTGCCCGGCGTGGGATCTGCGATTCACCTGGCGGAGTTGGAGGAACTCAGTGCCAGCGAGTGCCGTCTGCACCGGCTCCTCGCCCTAGCCCCCAACGAGTCAGTGGTGGGCGCAGCCACCCCGCACGCCAGCCACGGCGGGGCCGACATCCCCCAAGAGCGCGTGCCGCACCCGAATGCCTACGCCGACTACCCAAACATTTCTGCCAGCTACATCGAGCCCACTGAATTCGAGGGCCTCTGGAGCGAAGCTGCAGCACAATTCCCCGGTCTCTCCTAACTCCGGCCCTTAAGCAGCAAGCTGCTGAGCTCTTATGACGGCACTCCAACGCGGGTCAATATATGGGACTGTTCCGCTGCTCTTTAGAGCAGTCCAGGGCCGGTCTGTATCTGTCTTTATCGATCCGCGCGGAGCCGGGAGTAGCGCGTCCTTGCGAAATATATTCGTATATCGTATGGTGGGCCATGGATTCTAGTTATGAGAATCACACACCTGTTTACCACAAGATTGGAGGAAACGATGCTCTATAGGCGACCATTTGGAAAGCGTGCCGCTTAAAAAATGACCGAACAAAAGTCAGACTCAATCGGAAAAGCGCAGATAATTTCAGCCAGTGCGACGCTCCTCGGAATGGGAATTACCTGGACTTTAGTTGTCATCTACCGCCTCCATGTGAAGGAAATAGAGGGGGAATGGGGCAACCTGCTGTTGGCATCCGGCGGCCTAGGTTTCGGATGTTCTGCGCTGTACGTCGCATTTCTCCAGCGGAAGCGGCTTGTCCTTTTCATAACAATGGGTTCGCTAACGAGTATCTTCTTGCTCGTTGCATTGGCCTTCTACTCAGGAGCTCTATAGTCAGTCCTATAGTCACAGCGCAAGCCGCCGTGCTGGTCTAAGTGATTAGAACACCACGTTCACCAGCAGCATGTAGGCGGCTGTGCCGCCCAGGATGGACAGACCGGAGTTGTGGCGCCATAGGTGCAGACCTACGGTAATCGCCACGCCGAGGAGGGCGGCAAGGACGCCACCGGGGGCATCGGCCTGACCGAGGACGGTGTAGACGACAAGAACGGTCATGACGCCGACGGGCATCAGCAAGCCCAGCAGGCCTATGAAGGCATTACCTTTGAGCACCTTGAGGAAGCTAAAGGGCAGGGCACGCAGCAGGATGGTGACGATGCACACGGGGATGAGCACCGCCGCGATAGCACCCAGAGTCACACCAGCGGGCATGCTAAGCCTCCTTCCGGCGCCAGGTCAGCCACCCGTCCAGGCGGGGGGAGAGGTAGCGGGCGATAAGCACCAGGAAGTAAACGCACAGGGCCACCATCAGGAAATGCTGCGGCACCAGCAGCGCACAGACCAGGGCGATGCCCCCTGCCAGCACCGGCAGCGAATAGTCCGGGTTGTTCTTAAAAGAGTCAAAGGCTAGCACCACGAATAGGGCCACCAGGGCAAACTCCATGCCTTGGACGTCCTCCGGGATAATTTGTCCCGCCACTGCGCCGACTACGCCGCTAAGCACCCACAGCAGCTGGCAATAAATCTGAATGGTCAGCAGGCGAGTGCCGGAGGGGTTTTCGCCGCGGGGCAGGGCGGAGACGATGGCATAGGTCTCATCAGTTAGGGCATAAGTGGAGTACGCCCGGCCGGTGCGCGACTCAATACGGTGCCGGGGGTAGGTCAGGCCATAGAAGATGTGGCGGAAGTTCACCATGAAGCCCGTGACGGCCGAAGCCACGGCACCCACCCCGGAGGTCACCATGGTCAGTGCCAAAAACTCCATGGAGCCGGCGTAGATGACAAATGAGAATATCGGGGCCCACCACCAGTCAAAGCCGGTCTGCACCACCAGCGCGCCGAAGGCTAGGCCCAAAGGAATCAGCCCGGGGGCCACCGCCCAGCAGTCGCGCAAACCTTGTGAGATTTCTTCCTTGCGCACAGACATGCGTTCAAGCATAAACCACCAGAGCACAGCGCCTAGTTATAGTACGGCTCCTGCGGGAAGGTGGAGTACAAGGGCAGGGGCATGGGCTGGCGGCGCATTACTTCTGCCCACAAGTCCACGCTGGCCGGGGCAATCACGTCACTGGCCAGGGCGGGGGCCACATACCAGTCGCCGTCTTCGATTTGCCGTTCCAGTTCCTGATTATCCCAGATGAAGCGGCCTAAGAAGGAGCGCATGTGGGTGAGAACGCCGCGCATCTCTTCACCGGCGCGCACATCCACCATGGCCACCCGCGGGGCAATGGGCGCCAGGAAGGGGTGCTTGGAGGCATTCACGCCAGGGGCCACCACGCCGATGGTCAGGGTCCCCATGGGCTCAACATCTCCCCCATAATAAAACGCCTTGGGCGGGGCATACAGCTCGTCAAAGATACCGCGGACAGGCGGGGCTACATCGGAAACGCGGTTGAGCATAAGACCCTCAGTGAACTGCGAGGTCTGGTTATAAATGATGACCACATTGCGGCTGTACGTCTGATCTTCCAAATTGGGCGCCGCAATTAACAGCTGGCCAACCTCGACGGGGTTGCGCTCTAAGTCGGTGAAGAGCTCGCGCGGCTCAATAAGCATGGGTCCTATCCCTTCTGTTCTTGCCACCACGCGCGCAAACGCGCGATGGCTTCCTCCCGCTCCAGCGGGCCTTCCTCCAAGCGCAATTCCTTCAGGAACGTCCAAGCCTTGCCCACCTGCGGCCCCGGTTCCAGCCCCAGGATCTCCATGATGGCGTTGCCATCCAAGTCCGGGCGTACCCGGGCCAGGTCCTCCTGCGCCGCGATATGCGCAATGCGCTCTTCCAAATGATCATAGGTGCGTTGGAGCCGCGCCGCCTTGCGGGGGTTACGGGTGGTGCAATCCGCGCGCACCAACTTGTGCAGCCGGGGCAGCAAATCCCCAGCATCGGTAACATAGCGGCGCACCGCAGAATCCGTCCACTGACCCTCACCAAAACCATGGAAGCGCATGTGCAGATACACCAGTTGCCCCACGTCTTGGATAACGGCCTTAGGGTATTTCAGGGCCCGCAGCCGTTTGCGCGCCAGCTTGGCGCCCACTACCTCATGGTGGTGGAAACTCACCCGGCCGTCGGTGAACTCACGGGTATCGGGTTTGCCAATGTCATGCAGCAACGCCGCCCAGCGCAACACCAGATCCGGGCCATCTTCTTCCTGGTCAATGGCCTGGCGCAGCACCTGCAGGGAGTGCGCGTAGACGTCCTTGTGCTGCGCGTGCTCATCAGTCTCCATGGCCAAGGCGGGAATCTCTGGGAAGATATGCTCCGCTATGCCAGACTCGCACAGCAAGTCCAGGCCGGCCTCCGGGCGCTGGCCGCACATGAGTTTGTCCAGCTCCACCTGCACGCGCTCGACGGTAATGCGGCGGATCTCGCCCGCCATA
Coding sequences within:
- a CDS encoding dicarboxylate/amino acid:cation symporter → MTRKKISDNLLLKIVFAIILGIAFSFFMPEWLGRVFATFNGLFSGFLSFFIPVLIFALVAPAIAGLGRGAGKWLGITAGIAYGSTILSGIIAYVFSITLYPVLLAGQSINTGVSDIDEGALAPYFTVEMPAPFEVMTALLLSFCVGVAMTTVKSENLFNLTKELEAVVIKVIWGFVIPLLPLYIFGMFLSLGMNGNLADVLVAFTKVLIAAVIMSVLYLVLQYLVAGAIAGRNPFSALKVMAPAYFTALGTSSSAATIPVTLDSALKNGISKPVAGFVIPLCATIHLSGSMMKLTLYAFAIVYLTGMDVSLGTALGFIFLLGIMMVAAPGVPGGAVMVAVGLLQSNMGFDDSLVALMIAAYIAIDSVGTAANVTGDGAIAMIVDRFARDKISDLEAEEDAAAAATTAETA
- a CDS encoding SdpI family protein; protein product: MAVFGVILLVFAAFLLIVGGLAALKRLPGNNVFGLRVEEARASQEAWEVSHAVAGPVWALGGLSLLFGGLVAFIAQGWMWLLPIVSVIVAVLAVSVGANLGARAAYLFHQNQKDAAGGCGESCNCGGHGEAESAPAPAVDLGALRQAAQQADHK
- a CDS encoding Rieske (2Fe-2S) protein; the encoded protein is MFLLGTATTLAGAYLAACGKEASAEISATEIPVGSGIILDGVIFAQPTEGEFKAYSQTCPHQNNAITKIDGGNAICTSHFSTFDLATGEVLSGPAGRGMTEYQVETDGSTVRNIVN
- a CDS encoding bile acid:sodium symporter family protein, with amino-acid sequence MLQRLSKPDPLIVLIIAAVVLAIAVPARGTFAEAFSTAVNIAIAVLFFLYGARLSTQEALAGLKHWKLHATILACTFLIYPIIGLILRPVEFLVGHEMYLGILYLTLVPSTVQSSVAFTSIARGNVAGAIVSASLSNLAGVILTPLLVMLLMGAGNGIHIDASVFLEISLLLLAPFILGQLCRRWVADFAANKATKIVDRGSIAMVVYSAFSAGVVGGIWSDISVWQILFLVGFSIVLVTLMLWLTRLLGSKLHFTRADTIAIEFCGTKKSLATGLPMASVIFAAGGAQLALLVLPLMIFHQVQLMICSWLAARYGRRNDDLAANPAG
- a CDS encoding branched-chain amino acid transporter permease — protein: MPAGVTLGAIAAVLIPVCIVTILLRALPFSFLKVLKGNAFIGLLGLLMPVGVMTVLVVYTVLGQADAPGGVLAALLGVAITVGLHLWRHNSGLSILGGTAAYMLLVNVVF
- a CDS encoding AzlC family ABC transporter permease, whose product is MSVRKEEISQGLRDCWAVAPGLIPLGLAFGALVVQTGFDWWWAPIFSFVIYAGSMEFLALTMVTSGVGAVASAVTGFMVNFRHIFYGLTYPRHRIESRTGRAYSTYALTDETYAIVSALPRGENPSGTRLLTIQIYCQLLWVLSGVVGAVAGQIIPEDVQGMEFALVALFVVLAFDSFKNNPDYSLPVLAGGIALVCALLVPQHFLMVALCVYFLVLIARYLSPRLDGWLTWRRKEA
- a CDS encoding YqgE/AlgH family protein; translated protein: MLIEPRELFTDLERNPVEVGQLLIAAPNLEDQTYSRNVVIIYNQTSQFTEGLMLNRVSDVAPPVRGIFDELYAPPKAFYYGGDVEPMGTLTIGVVAPGVNASKHPFLAPIAPRVAMVDVRAGEEMRGVLTHMRSFLGRFIWDNQELERQIEDGDWYVAPALASDVIAPASVDLWAEVMRRQPMPLPLYSTFPQEPYYN
- a CDS encoding CCA tRNA nucleotidyltransferase; translation: MNSQDTARAAETPAMVGVLARAHQATQELTPLLGGLVSRFAQQGYPLYLVGGSVRDAALGRLGEDMDFTTPARPQIIKEILEDWAETVWDTGIDYGTVSAAYHGQQVEITTFRSDVYDGDSRNPEVTYGDSLEGDLVRRDFRVNAMAIELAPDGQHRFHDPLGGLQDLAAGVLDTPAAPELSFHDDPLRMLRAARFASQLEFRVAPRVRAAMADMAGEIRRITVERVQVELDKLMCGQRPEAGLDLLCESGIAEHIFPEIPALAMETDEHAQHKDVYAHSLQVLRQAIDQEEDGPDLVLRWAALLHDIGKPDTREFTDGRVSFHHHEVVGAKLARKRLRALKYPKAVIQDVGQLVYLHMRFHGFGEGQWTDSAVRRYVTDAGDLLPRLHKLVRADCTTRNPRKAARLQRTYDHLEERIAHIAAQEDLARVRPDLDGNAIMEILGLEPGPQVGKAWTFLKELRLEEGPLEREEAIARLRAWWQEQKG